The following are from one region of the Amycolatopsis sp. QT-25 genome:
- a CDS encoding APC family permease, producing the protein MADTMTTEQTGPAGQPSLKRVMGSKLLLFFVVGDIIGTGVYALTGQVAGRVGGALWLPFLIAFVVAIMTAFSYLELVGKYPQAAGAALYTHKAFKIRFLTFMVAFAVMCSGITSASSAAKAFGDTYLKEFITAPMPLVAILFVIGLALINFRGVSESVKTNVVLTCIEIGGLLIIIGVGVWAVLNGNGDAARLVEFDTENQTMLVAITSATSLAFFAMVGFEDSVNMAEECKDPIRIFPKAMLWGMVIAATIYILVSVTSSLLVPADELEAAKSSALLKVLDVGAPGFPREIFSAIGLFAVINSALINMLMASRLLYGMANQRIIPKQLGTVHPFRRSPWVAIVFTSVIAIGLVSFVDISVLGGTTALLLLAVFAIVNVAVLVLRKEKVTHKHFRAPTIIPVLAAIFCLYLVTPLSGRPARDYKVAAILLGVGIVLWGINWLVMRATHQEEDRQPLEPPVG; encoded by the coding sequence ATGGCGGACACGATGACAACAGAACAGACCGGCCCGGCCGGTCAGCCGAGCCTCAAACGGGTCATGGGTTCCAAGCTCCTGCTGTTCTTCGTGGTGGGGGACATCATCGGCACGGGCGTCTACGCGCTCACCGGACAGGTGGCCGGCCGGGTGGGCGGCGCGCTGTGGCTGCCGTTCCTGATCGCGTTCGTGGTCGCGATCATGACCGCGTTCAGCTACCTGGAACTGGTCGGGAAGTACCCGCAGGCGGCGGGGGCCGCGCTCTACACGCACAAGGCGTTCAAGATCCGGTTCCTCACCTTCATGGTGGCGTTCGCGGTGATGTGCTCGGGGATCACGTCGGCTTCGTCGGCGGCGAAGGCCTTCGGTGACACCTACCTCAAGGAGTTCATCACCGCGCCGATGCCACTGGTGGCGATCCTGTTCGTGATCGGCCTCGCGCTGATCAACTTCCGCGGGGTCTCCGAATCGGTGAAGACCAACGTGGTGCTGACCTGCATCGAGATCGGCGGTCTGCTGATCATCATCGGGGTCGGGGTGTGGGCGGTGCTCAACGGCAACGGGGACGCCGCACGGCTGGTCGAGTTCGACACCGAGAACCAGACGATGCTGGTGGCGATCACCTCGGCGACGTCGCTGGCGTTCTTCGCGATGGTCGGCTTCGAGGACTCGGTGAACATGGCCGAGGAGTGCAAGGACCCGATCCGGATCTTCCCGAAGGCGATGCTGTGGGGCATGGTCATCGCCGCGACCATCTACATCCTGGTCTCCGTGACCTCCTCGCTGCTGGTGCCCGCCGACGAACTGGAGGCCGCCAAGAGCAGCGCGCTGCTGAAGGTGCTCGACGTCGGGGCGCCCGGATTCCCGCGCGAGATCTTCTCCGCGATCGGTCTCTTCGCGGTCATCAACTCGGCGTTGATCAACATGCTGATGGCCAGCCGTCTGCTCTACGGCATGGCGAACCAGCGGATCATCCCGAAGCAGCTGGGCACCGTCCACCCGTTCCGCCGCAGCCCGTGGGTGGCGATCGTGTTCACCAGTGTCATCGCCATCGGTCTCGTGTCCTTCGTGGACATCAGTGTGCTCGGCGGTACGACGGCCTTGCTCCTGCTGGCGGTGTTCGCCATCGTCAATGTCGCTGTCCTGGTACTGCGCAAGGAGAAGGTGACGCACAAGCATTTCCGGGCGCCGACGATCATCCCGGTGCTGGCCGCGATCTTCTGTCTCTACCTGGTGACGCCCCTGTCCGGACGGCCCGCACGCGACTACAAGGTCGCCGCGATCCTGCTCGGCGTCGGCATCGTGCTGTGGGGGATCAACTGGCTCGTCATGCGGGCCACGCACCAGGAAGAGGACCGGCAGCCCCTCGAACCGCCGGTCGGCTGA
- a CDS encoding DUF3558 domain-containing protein, producing MRISRAIVLFVAVIATVSACSSGDEKPDNAAKPSSQAPASSAAPSSSAVPTGGADAKEPCALLPAEAVGKAVSLQGVTSAPGPAQDNAANGGKAKSCVYSSAGKQIGALAVTRFEGNKLKPAEMVAAMKKAKAGSTDVTGIGEGALYYVDENKTATLAAAELVGDVPVLINYTGPAKMTREMMTPLVKTAVDAN from the coding sequence ATGCGTATTTCACGGGCGATCGTCCTGTTCGTCGCTGTCATCGCGACCGTCTCCGCCTGTTCGTCCGGGGACGAGAAGCCGGACAACGCGGCCAAGCCGTCGAGCCAGGCTCCCGCTTCCTCCGCCGCGCCGAGCTCTTCGGCCGTTCCCACCGGTGGCGCCGATGCGAAGGAGCCGTGCGCGCTGCTGCCCGCCGAGGCGGTCGGCAAGGCGGTCTCCCTTCAGGGCGTGACGTCGGCGCCGGGCCCGGCGCAGGACAACGCCGCCAACGGTGGCAAGGCCAAGAGCTGCGTCTACTCGTCCGCCGGAAAGCAGATCGGCGCGCTCGCGGTGACCCGGTTCGAGGGCAACAAGCTCAAGCCCGCCGAGATGGTCGCCGCGATGAAGAAGGCGAAGGCGGGTTCGACGGACGTCACCGGTATCGGCGAGGGCGCTCTCTACTACGTCGACGAGAACAAGACCGCGACGCTGGCGGCCGCCGAACTCGTGGGCGACGTGCCCGTGCTGATCAACTACACCGGCCCGGCGAAGATGACGCGGGAAATGATGACCCCGCTCGTGAAGACCGCGGTCGACGCCAACTGA
- a CDS encoding MFS transporter, translated as MSDDVGVDQRKGVRKLFGSIVVDTRPLKIPAFRRLWLSTAVTAVGSQLTAVAVPKQVFDLTGSSAYVGLTGLVALVPLLVFGLWGGAIADAVDRRKLLLVTNVGVTVTSAVLWLQAFLNLGSVWLVLGLLAVNQAFFAINMPTRGAVVARLVPDKLIASATALSSTMATFGAVFGPLLAGSLIPVLGLSTLYLIDVIALTLTLVAVWKLPPIPPLGEIARRAGLRDIIDGFQYLATRKILLASFLVDIIAMVAGMPRALIPEMAERTFGDPPGGGPALGWLYAALPAGAMLIGLFSGWLTRIRKQGVGVIVSICVWGAAVAGFGLANSLWLAVFFMALAGAADMVSAIYRMSILQLATTDEMRGRLQGVFTVVVAGGPRIADLTHGWAAAGVGTAAAASGGGVLVIVLVVAAAFLIPSFWRYRAPAD; from the coding sequence GTGAGTGACGACGTGGGGGTTGACCAGCGCAAAGGTGTCCGCAAGCTGTTCGGCTCCATCGTCGTCGACACCAGGCCGCTCAAGATCCCCGCGTTCCGGCGGCTCTGGCTGTCCACCGCGGTCACCGCCGTCGGCAGCCAGCTCACCGCCGTCGCGGTCCCCAAACAGGTCTTCGACCTCACCGGCTCGTCGGCGTACGTCGGACTGACCGGCCTGGTCGCCCTGGTCCCGTTGCTCGTCTTCGGCCTTTGGGGTGGCGCCATCGCCGACGCCGTCGACCGCCGCAAACTGCTGCTCGTCACCAACGTCGGCGTCACCGTCACTTCGGCGGTCCTGTGGCTCCAGGCGTTCCTGAACCTCGGCTCCGTCTGGCTCGTCCTGGGCCTGCTCGCGGTCAACCAGGCGTTCTTCGCGATCAACATGCCGACCCGCGGCGCCGTCGTCGCCCGGCTGGTGCCGGACAAGCTGATCGCGTCCGCGACCGCGTTGAGCAGCACGATGGCCACCTTCGGCGCGGTTTTCGGCCCGCTGCTCGCCGGTTCGCTGATCCCGGTCCTCGGTCTTTCGACGCTCTACCTGATCGACGTCATCGCATTGACCTTGACCCTCGTCGCGGTCTGGAAACTGCCCCCGATCCCGCCGCTCGGCGAGATCGCGCGCCGGGCCGGGCTCCGCGACATCATCGACGGTTTCCAGTATCTGGCGACGCGGAAGATCCTGCTGGCCTCGTTCCTCGTCGACATCATCGCGATGGTCGCGGGCATGCCGCGCGCGCTGATCCCGGAGATGGCGGAGCGCACCTTCGGCGACCCGCCCGGCGGCGGTCCGGCGCTGGGTTGGCTCTACGCCGCGCTCCCGGCGGGCGCGATGCTGATCGGCCTCTTCTCCGGCTGGCTGACCAGGATCCGCAAACAGGGTGTCGGCGTGATCGTCTCGATCTGTGTCTGGGGTGCCGCCGTCGCCGGGTTCGGCCTGGCGAACTCGCTGTGGCTCGCGGTCTTCTTCATGGCACTCGCCGGTGCGGCCGACATGGTCAGCGCGATCTACCGGATGTCGATCCTTCAGCTCGCCACCACCGACGAGATGCGCGGACGGCTGCAAGGCGTGTTCACCGTCGTCGTCGCGGGCGGTCCGCGGATCGCCGACCTCACCCACGGCTGGGCCGCCGCCGGTGTCGGCACCGCCGCCGCGGCCTCCGGGGGCGGGGTGCTGGTCATCGTGCTGGTCGTCGCCGCGGCCTTCCTGATCCCGTCGTTCTGGCGGTACCGGGCCCCGGCGGACTGA
- the pdxH gene encoding pyridoxamine 5'-phosphate oxidase — MMPEIENDAAGAVGVEDAGDAVVRLPGMRVAYEGAAFDESALAENWTAQLQDWLNQAVSAGIPEPNAMVLATADPEGRPSSRTVLCKGLDERGVVFYTNYTSTKSHDLTATRYASVTFPWYALQRQVHVRGEVEKVDVAETAEYWASRPRGSQLGAWASPQSRVVDGRRALETALHGIERRFADVENIPSPPHWGGWRIRPDVVEFWQGREDRMHDRLRYVRTDDGWQIKRVAP, encoded by the coding sequence ATGATGCCGGAGATCGAGAATGACGCCGCCGGCGCTGTCGGCGTCGAGGACGCTGGCGACGCTGTCGTTCGCCTGCCCGGAATGCGGGTGGCCTACGAAGGCGCCGCCTTCGACGAGTCCGCGTTGGCGGAGAACTGGACCGCCCAGTTGCAGGACTGGCTGAACCAGGCCGTCTCCGCCGGGATCCCCGAGCCGAACGCGATGGTGCTCGCCACCGCCGACCCCGAAGGCAGGCCGTCCTCCCGGACCGTGCTGTGCAAGGGCCTCGACGAACGCGGCGTCGTGTTCTACACGAACTACACCTCCACCAAGAGCCACGACCTCACCGCGACGCGTTACGCGTCGGTCACCTTCCCCTGGTACGCCCTGCAGCGTCAGGTCCACGTGCGCGGCGAGGTCGAGAAGGTCGACGTCGCCGAGACCGCCGAGTACTGGGCCTCCCGCCCGCGGGGCTCGCAGCTCGGGGCCTGGGCCTCGCCGCAGTCCCGCGTCGTCGACGGCCGCCGCGCCCTCGAGACCGCGCTTCACGGCATCGAGCGCCGCTTCGCCGACGTCGAGAACATCCCGTCCCCGCCGCACTGGGGCGGCTGGCGCATCCGGCCCGACGTCGTCGAGTTCTGGCAAGGCCGCGAAGACCGCATGCACGACCGGCTCCGCTACGTCCGCACCGACGACGGATGGCAGATCAAACGCGTCGCGCCCTGA
- a CDS encoding ABC transporter substrate-binding protein: protein MISRSRRLMTALLCALSLAGVTALSACSGSTAASGNKVTIGYSAWPGWFPWAVAQEKGLFEKNGVNVDLKWFDSYTESINALSSGAIDANSQTLNDTLASVSGGSKLSVVLVNDNSTGNDKIIARQGITGIADLKGKKIAVEQGTVDHYLLLLALQEAKLTEKDVEIVPLLTDAAAAAFVGEQVDAVAAFAPFTSKALERPGSRAIATSAEFPGAIPDHLVVSEQMSKERKAEVQALVSTWFETIGWIKQNRDEAVRIMAKRGAVSIEEYQSYDAGTTIFTKQQNLDAFTPGVTPAHLNFQAGKIADFIVSNGLAQQRPNFDGLFDDQYVKAVK, encoded by the coding sequence GTGATTTCCCGTTCCCGCCGTCTCATGACGGCGCTGTTGTGCGCCCTTTCGCTGGCAGGCGTGACCGCCCTTTCGGCTTGTTCCGGCAGCACGGCCGCCTCCGGCAACAAGGTCACCATCGGTTACAGCGCCTGGCCGGGCTGGTTCCCGTGGGCGGTCGCCCAGGAGAAGGGCCTGTTCGAGAAGAACGGCGTGAACGTCGACCTGAAGTGGTTCGACAGCTACACCGAGAGCATCAACGCCCTGTCCTCCGGCGCGATCGACGCGAACAGCCAGACCCTGAACGACACCCTCGCGTCGGTCAGCGGTGGCTCGAAGCTCTCGGTGGTGCTGGTCAACGACAACTCCACGGGCAACGACAAGATCATCGCCCGGCAGGGGATCACCGGCATCGCCGACCTCAAGGGCAAGAAGATCGCCGTCGAACAGGGCACCGTCGACCACTACCTCCTGCTGCTCGCGCTGCAGGAGGCGAAGCTGACCGAGAAGGACGTCGAAATCGTCCCGCTCCTGACCGACGCCGCCGCGGCCGCCTTCGTCGGTGAGCAGGTCGACGCCGTCGCCGCCTTCGCACCCTTCACCTCGAAGGCGCTCGAGCGTCCCGGCAGCCGCGCGATCGCGACGTCCGCCGAGTTCCCCGGCGCCATCCCGGACCACCTCGTCGTGTCCGAGCAGATGTCGAAGGAGCGCAAGGCGGAGGTCCAGGCGCTGGTGAGCACGTGGTTCGAGACGATCGGCTGGATCAAGCAGAACCGGGACGAGGCCGTGCGGATCATGGCCAAACGCGGTGCGGTTTCGATCGAGGAGTACCAGAGCTACGACGCGGGCACCACGATCTTCACCAAGCAGCAGAACCTCGACGCCTTCACCCCCGGCGTCACCCCCGCTCACCTGAACTTCCAGGCGGGCAAGATCGCCGACTTCATCGTCTCCAACGGGCTCGCCCAGCAGCGGCCGAACTTCGACGGGCTGTTCGACGACCAGTACGTGAAGGCGGTGAAGTGA
- a CDS encoding ABC transporter permease, translating into MSTTDAAKQATRRAEAADEAEALRLEDEQRLAEAQEERGGSRPDWSPLPRRAGLKPNASPLFSLRTPIPARWRWTLAVASFVIPLLIWVTLNALGTIKPTFLPTPVAVFDALLKMIESGELFSDLWATTQRVLLGFGLAILVSVPLGIVMGTFDAGLALFEPVIAMLRYLPASAFVPLLMIWLGLGEPSKVAVLFLGTVFFNTLMIADAVRGVPRSLIDVSYTLGARRGEVLRKVIVPHALPGIIDATRVNAAAAWNFVVVAELINATAGLGLRIMRAQRFTQTDRIFALLIVIGLLGLVIDIALRRLRARVGKWAA; encoded by the coding sequence GTGAGCACCACGGACGCGGCGAAGCAGGCCACTCGGCGGGCGGAAGCCGCTGACGAGGCCGAAGCACTCCGTCTCGAAGACGAGCAACGGCTCGCCGAAGCGCAGGAAGAACGGGGCGGCTCGCGGCCGGACTGGTCCCCGCTCCCCCGCCGGGCGGGCCTCAAGCCGAACGCGTCCCCGTTGTTCTCGCTCCGGACGCCGATCCCCGCGCGGTGGCGGTGGACGCTGGCGGTGGCCTCGTTCGTGATCCCGCTGCTGATCTGGGTGACGCTGAACGCGCTGGGCACCATCAAGCCCACGTTCCTGCCCACCCCGGTCGCGGTGTTCGACGCGCTGCTGAAGATGATCGAGTCGGGTGAGCTGTTCAGTGATCTCTGGGCCACCACCCAGCGAGTGCTGCTCGGTTTCGGGCTCGCGATCCTCGTCTCGGTGCCGCTCGGCATCGTGATGGGGACGTTCGACGCGGGACTGGCGCTGTTCGAGCCGGTCATCGCGATGCTGCGCTACCTGCCGGCGAGCGCGTTCGTCCCGCTGCTGATGATCTGGCTCGGCCTCGGCGAACCGTCGAAGGTCGCGGTCCTGTTCCTCGGCACGGTCTTCTTCAACACGCTGATGATCGCCGACGCCGTCCGCGGGGTGCCGCGGTCGCTGATCGACGTGTCGTACACGCTCGGCGCGCGGCGCGGCGAGGTCCTGCGCAAGGTGATCGTCCCGCACGCGCTGCCCGGCATCATCGACGCGACCCGCGTCAACGCCGCGGCCGCGTGGAACTTCGTGGTGGTCGCCGAACTGATCAACGCCACCGCCGGGCTCGGCCTGCGGATCATGCGGGCGCAGCGGTTCACCCAGACCGACCGGATCTTCGCGCTGCTGATCGTGATCGGCCTGCTGGGACTGGTCATCGACATCGCGCTCCGGCGGCTGCGGGCGCGCGTCGGGAAGTGGGCGGCATGA
- a CDS encoding ABC transporter ATP-binding protein — protein sequence MTLRLKAVAKDYPVRDKTTRALDGIDLDIARGDFVCVVGASGSGKSTLLSLIAGLTEPTEGLITLDGDTVTGPGPERGLVFQHGALYPWRTVEGNVAFGLELLNLDKAERARRVDWYLEETGLGRLRKSLPKQLSGGQKQRVAIARALACEPDVLLLDEPFGALDVQTKEDMQVLIRRIWADTHTTVLMVTHDVEEAVFLGGRVVVLASDPGRVAADIVVDLPDDRELAVKRAPEFVSLRASIEDLVREQHRGHLGRSRGER from the coding sequence ATGACGCTGCGGCTGAAGGCCGTCGCCAAGGACTACCCGGTCCGCGACAAGACCACCCGCGCGCTCGACGGGATCGATCTGGACATCGCGCGCGGCGACTTCGTCTGCGTGGTCGGCGCGAGCGGATCCGGCAAGTCGACCCTGCTGTCGCTGATCGCGGGCCTGACCGAACCCACCGAAGGCCTGATCACCCTCGACGGCGACACCGTGACCGGGCCCGGCCCGGAACGCGGGCTGGTGTTCCAGCACGGCGCGCTGTACCCGTGGCGCACGGTGGAGGGCAATGTCGCGTTCGGACTCGAACTGCTGAACCTCGACAAGGCCGAACGCGCGCGCCGGGTCGACTGGTATCTCGAGGAGACCGGGCTGGGCCGGCTGCGGAAGTCGTTGCCCAAGCAGCTTTCCGGCGGGCAGAAGCAACGGGTCGCGATCGCGCGGGCGCTGGCGTGCGAGCCTGACGTGCTGCTGCTGGACGAACCTTTCGGCGCGTTGGACGTCCAGACCAAAGAGGACATGCAGGTCCTGATCCGCCGGATCTGGGCCGACACCCACACCACGGTGCTGATGGTGACCCACGACGTCGAAGAGGCCGTGTTCCTCGGCGGGCGGGTCGTGGTGCTGGCCTCGGATCCGGGCCGGGTCGCCGCCGACATCGTGGTCGACCTGCCCGATGACCGCGAACTCGCGGTCAAACGCGCGCCTGAGTTCGTCTCGCTGCGCGCGTCCATCGAAGATCTCGTCCGGGAGCAGCACCGCGGACACCTCGGGCGGAGCCGGGGAGAAAGGTGA